A window of Flavobacterium branchiarum genomic DNA:
ACTAAAAGGTAAATGTATTACTATTTTTTTGAGTCTATTTATTCCTTTTTAGTTTTTTTTACACTATTTTAATTTTGTTAAAAACCGCTATAATCCTACTATTATTAAGCACTTATGTTAATATGTTTTTTATTTGACTCTCCGCTTTTATCTCCTAAATACTCGAAATGTTTTTCTGGGTTTTACTTTGCTTTAATTGCCTATTTGCAGTACCTGTTTACAGGAATTAACCTCTGATTTACTTGGGCTGAATGCGTCAAATTATTGTTCCTGCTTGTAGCAAAGATGGTGGGTTTTAGCCCAGATAGGAACGGCATCCTTTGCTTGCCTTCTTTAGGCAAGTAAAGATAAAGTGGATAGCTGGAAATTGCTCCTAATAAAAACAGTAAAACTCTCAATTCTATTGCTTATTTTTGCACAGAATTTATCATATTAAAATGTATAAAGTTGGCCGTTTGGTCGCTTTATCTGAAAAATAAAAATCAATTTTATGTTACAAAATCCTAAGAGATATACCATTACTGCTGCTTTACCTTATACTAACGGACCTATTCATATTGGCCATTTGGCGGGCGTTTACGTGCCTGCTGATATTTATTCTCGCTTTTTACGTATGCAGGGAAAAGATGTGGCTTTTATTTGTGGAAGTGATGAACATGGTGTGGCTATCTCGATGAAGGCTAAAAAAGAGGGGGTTTCGCCTCAGGAAATTATTGATAAATATGACGGAATTATCCGTAAGTCTTTTGAAGATTTTGGAATTTCTTTTAATAATTACTCTAGAACTTCGGCTAAGATTCATCATGATACGGCTTCGGAGTTTTTTAGAAAACTATACGATAAGGGTGATTTTATTGAGGAAGTAACGGAACAATTATATGATGCAAAAGCGAATCAGTTTCTTGCGGATCGTTTTGTGGTTGGTACTTGTCCTAAATGTGGTAATGAGGAGGCTTATGGTGACCAATGTGAAAAATGTGGTTCGACGCTGAATGCTACTGATTTGATTAATCCGAAATCGACTATTACTGGTGAAACTCCAATACTGAAATCGACTAAACACTGGTTTTTACCTTTGGATAGATATACTGATTTCTTGACGGAATGGATTTTGGTTGGACATAAGAACGACTGGAAACCGAATGTTTACGGTCAGGTTAAATCTTGGGTTGATGGTGGTCTTGAGCCTCGTGCTGTGACTCGTGACCTTGATTGGGGAATTGATGTTCCTGTGGATGGTGCCGAGGGAAAGAAACTATATGTTTGGTTTGATGCTCCTATTGGATATATTTCGTCTACTAAGGAATGGGCTGCTCGTGAAGGTAAAGATTGGGAACCTTATTGGAAGGATGAAGATACTAAGTTGGTTCATTTTATTGGTAAGGATAATATTGTTTTTCACTGTATTATTTTCCCTGCGATGCTTAAGGCTGAAGGTAGTTATATCTTGCCTGACAATGTTCCAGCTAATGAATTTTTGAATTTGGAAGGAAATAAACTTTCGACTTCTAAAAACTGGGCTGTTTGGTTGCACGAATATTTGGAAGATTTTCCGGAGAAACAAGATGTCTTGCGTTATGCATTAACTGCCAATGCTCCTGAAACTAAGGATAATGATTTTACCTGGAAGGATTTTCAGGCTAGAAACAACAACGAATTGGTTGCCGTTTTTGGTAACTTTATTAATCGTGTTGTGGTTTTGACTAATAAATATTACGAAGGAATTATTCCGACACCGAATGAATTAACTGAGATTGACCAAGCTACTTTGACGGAATTAAAAGCATATCCTGCTGTTATTTCTAGTTCTGTGGAGCGTTACAGATTTCGTGAAGCATTGGGCGAATTGATGAATGTTGCTCGTTTAGGAAATAAATACCTTGCTGACGAAGAGCCTTGGAAGGTTATGAAGGATAATCCGGAGCGTGTAAAAACTCAAATGTATGTAGCGTTGCAAATTGCGGCTGCATTGAGTGTTTTGTCTGAGCCTTTCCTTCCGTTTACTGCTAGCAAATTATCAAGAATTTTGAAAAATGAAGGTAAGCTTGCTTGGAGTGATATTGCTGAAAACTCTGATTTACTTCCTGCTGGTCATCAAATTGGTGAGGCTGAATTGCTTTTTGCTAAAATTGAGGATGAAGAAATTCAGAGACAAATAGACAAACTAGAAGCTACTAAAACGGCAAACCTTGCTGAGAGTAAACAACCGGAACCACAGAAAGAATTAATTCAGTTTGAGGATTTCGCTAAAATGGATATTCGCGTTGGAACTATTCTTGAAGCGGAGAAAATGCCTAAAGCAAATAAACTTTTGGTTCTTAAGGTTGATACTGGAATTGATGTTCGTACGATTGTTTCTGGAATTGCCGAAAGCTTTACGCCTGAAGAAATTATTGGAAAACGTGTTTCGGTTTTAGCAAACTTAGCTCCTAGAGCTTTACGTGGTGTTGAAAGTCAAGGTATGATCTTGATGACTACAAATGCTGAAGGAAAATTAGTTTTCATAAATCCTGATGCTGATGCTCCAAATGGAGAAACGGTAAATTAACCGAATTCAGGTTGAAGCATTTTCTTACTTATTTAAGTTTTAGTCGTATTTTTGTTCCGACAAATTACCTTACGGAATTCATTCCGAAACTTTAATAAAAGTTAAAATAAACGAACTCTCGTCATGATGACCCTATGGAAACTCGGGAAAATCTATCTGTAAGGATATTTTGTCACATCTAAAGCGAGAGTTTCGTGCGTTTACTATTTTCGATATGACAAAAGAAAATCAAAACACATCACATGAAGATGTAATGCCAGCTGTGGCAAACTTCCTTTCTGCCCTTTGGCTTGAAGGAGATTTTAGAAATCAACCAGATTATTTAACCGAAATTTTCGAAATGATCCTGGAATCTGAAATTGGCGACTCTCTAGAGCTAAGAACTAAAATGATTGGTTGCATAAAAACCAGTCGGATGTTGGCAAAAGCACTTGAGCCTTTTTCGGATGAAGAAATTGGAATGGCTTGTGAAAAAATTATCAATGCTTAACATCTCTGTTATAAAGGCTTGAAACTTTTTATAAGTTAACAATAAGCAATTCCCTCGTCAAGGTGCTGGAGCAGGAAACTGCCCTAAATCTATCCGCAAGGATATTTAGTCACACCTAAAGCGAGGGTTTCGTGTGTTTACTATTTTGGTTTACATGAAAAGAAAAGATTTACTCTTAGTTAATTTTTTCGAAAAAATCGATTAATAGTTTTTTATATCTTATTATATTCGTTATTTTACATCAGAAATCTAATTTTTAACGAAAAAATCGTAAAATCATGCTAATCCGATTTGTTGTCAGTAATTTTATGTCTTTTAAAGACGAAACCGAGTTCAATATGCTTCCTGCAAAGGGAAATGGCTCACGTCAGCTTACAAGTCATATAAAAAAGACAAAATCTGGTGTTGACGTTTTAAAAACTGCAGCAATATATGGTGCTAACGCGGCAGGAAAAAGTAATCTAATAAAAGCAATTGCATTTTTAAAATCTATTGTTGTAAATGATGTAGAACTATTGGTTCCACAAAGCAAAAGATTTAGACTGGAAAAAACCTATATAGACAAGCCTTCAACTTTTAGAATTGAATATGAATACCAAGGAATCCATTTTGATTATGCTGTAGAAATTTTTAAAGGAGAAATAAAAGAAGAATGGCTTTATTTAATAAACTCTGTAAAAAAAGATAAAGAAGAACTGTTGTTTAAAAGAAGTAACAACAATGTTGAATTTGGAGAATACTTTACAGACAAAAGCGATTTATCCTTTGCTAAGAAATTTCTAAAAAAAGAACTTAAAGAAAATGAAACCGTTTTAAATAATTGCTATTTATTATTTGAAAACAATAAAATTCTAGATAAAATTTGCAAAGCATTTTCAAAACTTCATTTAGTTTTCCCAAACTCGATAAATATTGATTTTACCAAATCTGTTTTATTAGGTGAAAAAAAACTAGATTTTGCGAATAAAATACTTCTAAGTAGCAAAACAGGAGTTGAAAAAATTGTGTTGAGAGAGATAGATGCAGATTCGTTTTTTGGTTTAGATGATATAAATACCAAAAACAGTCTTATTGATAAATTAGAATCTAGCATTCAAAATAATGATAAGCAAGAAAAGGAAAAAGCAATCGTTTTTGGATATAGAAATAAGTTTTACACTCTTGTAAAAAAAAACAACAACTATTTTGTTTTTATGCTATGTGCAAAACATGAAAATTCTGATTTAACGTTTGATTTTCATGAAGAATCCGATGGTACAAATCGTTTATTTGAACTCGCTCCCGCTTTTGAAGAACTACTATATGAAGATGACTTTGTATATATTATTGATGAACTAGAAAGAAGTATGCACCCATTATTAGCTAAAGAACTCTTAAAAATGTTTTCATTAAATTCTAAAACTAATAGTCAATTAATTTTTACCACACATGAAAGTCATCTATTAGACGATAACTTACTACGCAGAGATGAAATATGGTTTACAGAAAAAAAATCTGATGGTAGTACCGATTTTTATCCTTTAAGCAACTTCAATCCTAGAGGTGATAAAGTCTTAGAAAGAGGGTATTTAGAAGGAAGATATGGTGGAATTCCATTTTTAGGTGATTTCTCTAAATTAATTAATGAAGAAAACCCTTTATAAATGGAGCGTAAAAGATACACATTAGATGATTACAACAAAAAAGAATCATTTAAAGATGCAACTAGATTCTTTATTGTTTACGAGGGAGAAGACAAAGAACCCAAATATTTCGGAACTTTTAATAATTTATTTTTTGAACCAAAAAAAGCAAGTATTTTACATGTTTTTGAAAAAGATACTAATGTTAAAGGTTCTCAACCAAAAAAATTAATAGAGAGGGCAAGATCTTTTATCGAAAATCCTCCAAAGGACTTACCTATTACTCCATCACAAGATGACAAGTTTAGGTTTGTACTTGATGTCGATCAACATCCAAAAGAAGAATATCCAGAACTAAAAGAATATTGTAAAAGTCTATTTGATGCTGATTTATTTATAAGTAATTATTGTTTCGAGATATGGCTATTATTTCATTTGGATGAACCAGAAAATATTTTATGTAAAACTAGTAAAGAATCTAAAACAGAACTTGGAACAAAACATACGGATTCAAAATTAAAAAACTATCCTAAAGGATATTTAACCATTGAATACATATTAAAAGCAATTGAAAGAGCTGAAAAAGCAGATTTAAATCCAGACAATTATTTTCCTGAAGAAAAATCTACTAAAGTATATTTATTAATGAAAGAACTTCTTAAATACTCAACAATAAATAAAGAAGTAATTAATCTCAAAATAATCTAAGCTAATTTAAGTACTACTAAAACAATGAAAATTACAAAACCTAGATTAGCTTTAATCTGTGGAATACTCTGCATATCGATTTTCCCGATATTGGTCAAGCTCCGTTTGACTCCTGGATTAATTTCGGCTTTTTACAGAATGGCTTTTGCTATAAGTCTGCTTTTGCCTTATGTGCTTATAACAAAGAGTTTTAAAATTCCGAATACTAAATTAGTGCTTCTAGCTGCGCTTTGTGGCGTCTTATTTGCTTCGGATGTTGCCGTTTGGAATATTGCTATTCAGGAATCGAGCGCTACTCAGGCTTCTTTATTAACAAATCTGTCTCCGCTTTGGGTTGGTATTGGTTCTTATTTCTTTTTAAAAACAAAACCTGCAACCAATTTTTGGATCGGAACAAGTATTGCCTTGTTTGGAATGATTACGTTGGTTGGGTTCTCCTTTTTTATTAATCTAAGTTTTGATAAAGCTTTCCTCCTTGCGGTGCTATCTGGAATTTTATATTCTATTTATTTATTGGTGAGTAAAAATGTTCTTTCGGAAGTGGATGTTTTATCCTTTATGACAATTGCCTTATTGGCTTCGAGCATTTATTTAGGGATTCTTTGTTACGCCTTGGATGAGCCTTTTACTGGGTTTTCTAATACGGGCTGGTTTGTATTAGTGCTACAGGCTGTAATCTGTCAGTTGTGTGCTTGGCTTTCTATTAGTTATGCTACAAAACACATGCGCGCTACAAGGGTTTCTTTGAGCTTGTTGAGTCAGGCTGTGCTTACCTCTATTTTGGCATGGTTATTTCTGGATGAAATGATTACGGTTCAAATGCTTATTGGTGGAGCTATTTTATTATTCGGAATCAGAATCACTTTTTATGATAAGACTATTTCTCTGAAAAATTTATTCGCTAAATAATGAATTTAAAATTTTGCACACATAGAAACATAGTTTAGCAAGGTCTAAAAAAGGCGTTTCACTTAAAATAAATCACATAAGCTATGTGAAAATATTTTTCTTAAATCATCTTTGATTATCTTACCAAAAATGTTTCACGCAGATTTAGCTGATTAAGCAGATTTTATTTTTTAATCTTTAAAACTCATTTATTCTGATAGATTGGGAATCGCTACAAAACAGCAGTGATAAAAAACATGAAACTTCAAACTTTAAACAAAAAATTAAATGTTACATAAAGACAAAATATCAAAACTTAAAGTAATCGCATTTGATGCCGATGATACTTTATTTGTAAATGAACCTTACTTTCAGGAAACGGAACAAAAATTTTGTGTCTTGATGGAAGATTATCTTTCGCATCAAGGATTGTCTCAAGAATTATTTAAGACCGAAATTCAGAACCTGTCTTTATATGGTTACGGAATTAAAGGATATATTCTTTCGATGATTGAAGCGGCAATGCTAATTTCGAACAATACAATTTCGGTTGAAGCTATTGGTAAAATTATTGAGTACGGAAAAGAATTACTCGAGAAACCTATCGATTTACTTGATGGCGTTGAAGAAACCTTGCAAGCGCTTCATGGCAAATACAAACTTGTTGTTGCCACAAAAGGGGATTTGAAAGACCAACACAGCAAATTACATCGTTCTGGTTTGGGGCATTATTTCCACCATATCGAAGTAATGTCGGACAAACAAGAAATTGATTATGAAAAACTATTAAAACGTTTGGATATCAATGCCGATGAATTCTTAATGATCGGAAATTCTTTAAAATCGGATGTATTGCCTGTTCTTGGAATTGGAGGCTATGCTGTTCATATTCCATTTCATACCACTTGGGAACATGAAAAAATTAATCATAAAGTAGAACATGAAAACTTTTTTACTTTTGAAAAAATTACTGAAGTAGTAAACAAATTAATATAATGAAAACTCTTTTAGATCTAGAGAATTGGAACAGAAAGGAACACTTTTTGTTTTTTAAACAAATGGAAGAACCTTTCTTTGGTATAACCGTAGAAATCGATTGTACGAATGCTTACGCAAATACGAAGAGATTAAATGCTTCTTTTTTTATTTATTACTTGCACAAAACATTAGTTGCTATAAATACAATTGAACCTTTTAGATATCGAATTGACAACGACCAAGTATATATAAAGGATACTGTCGATGCTTCGGCAACGATTGGTCGTGAAGATGGTACTTTTGGTTTTTCTTTAATCGAATACAATCCTGATTTTAGAGCCTTTGAACAAATTGCATTAACCGAAATTAAACGCATTCAGAACACAACGGGGCTTTTTACTCGAACATTTGATAACGATAATGTGATTCATTTTTCGGCTATTCCTTGGATTAATTTTACTTCGCTTTCGCATGCCAGAAGTTACAGTTATCCGGATAGTTGTCCGAAAGTTTCTTTTGGTAAAATGATGATTTCTGAAACCGGAAAACGAACCATGACAATGTCTGTTCATGTTCATCATGGTTTAATGGATGCTATGCATGTAGGCCAATTTGTTGATTGTTTTCAAGAATTAATGAATAACTCAGATACTATTTAATTTTAACATACTATAATTTATAGCTTTGGTTGTACTAAAAATCAAGTCCTTAAGAAAATCATTCCTAAGGACTTTTTTTATATCTTTAATCCAGCTCTTGATTCAAGTATATCGGTAACTCTTTAATTTTTTATTCCTAAAATAAAGAGATAAATTTGGAATGATTTTATCGCTAATAACATGAAAAAAATACTCTTCTTCTTTCTTATATTCCATAAATCAATATTAATAGGTCAAACCGTATTGAACTCATATCCTATGGATTTAAAAAAATACGATGAATATAATATGATTATGAATGTTGAGAATACAACAACACATGATGTTTTTGTTTTTGCTACAAATGCAGTCAACGTAACCATCTTAAAATACAACAGTGCTTTGTTTTTAACAGAACAACTTACTATTCCCCGTACCAATCTAGAAAACCATTCTATAATAGGATACAGTTTTAGCGAAGACGGAAATCCTACTTTGTATTGGGCTACGGACGATTACAAAAGTATTTTGGTGGTCAAATATTATTTAGAGACTAAAACCTATAAAATGCTGAGTTATAATTCTCCCATTTCAAGCCAGTTTATAATAGCAACTTTTCAGAAGAATAATTTATTCTACATGATTACTAAAGACTTGACAACACCTGCATTAATTGTTTATGTTTTTAAAAATGGTGTTGTTGAGGAAAAACTTTTTGATTTTTCTAGTTTTACTTTTCAAGATAAAAAAACAAAGCGCATCTCTTTTAATCAGGTTGTTACTGAAAACCTTATCGAAAAGATTGAATTAAATGAGTATAATCCTTTATTTAAAAGTTCAAAAAAGAGTAAGCTTTATATGTTTGATCAACATATCATTTTGACTTTAGATCATAATCCTACCCAAACACAAGTGTTTGATATCAATCTTGAAAACAATGATATTGTCGAAAAAATATTTACACAATCTGTTATAAATAATCCGAAAAAAATAAGCAACTCTTTTTTATATAATGACAAAATCTATCAGGTTAATGCAAGTCCAGATGAACTTGTATTTGATATAAAAAATTTCAACTCTGGTGAAACCCTAAAAAGTTTTAAAGTCACGAAAAATGACACAATCCGTTTTAAAAGTTCTCCGCTACTTGTTCAAGGAGAAAACCAAAGAACCAGAGAATTAAAGAACACAAGCAAGTTTTTACAGCGCCTTTCCAATTTAGATGCTGGCATATCTGTTTTTAAAAACAGTCAGAATACATTGGTTACTGTAGGTGGTGTTCCAAAAATTGAAAAAAGATATTATACCGTTAATGATCAATTGTACACTTGGGACTTTGGCTCCTCTGCCGAAAGTGTCTTTTTTGAAAGTACTTTGAATGATACTGGTGATTTTATACAATTTGAACAACAACCTTATGCTTTTGATAATATCAATCAATTTTTACAACAGAACAAAAAAGCTTTATTAGCTACTACCATAAAATTTAAAGATTTTTACATTTTAGGCTATTATGACAGTACAACAAAACAATACCTAATGCGAAAATTCACTGACGGATTTCCACCAGAGGAATCACTGAATCCAATCATAAACAAAGCGATTTTTTCAAAACCCTTTAAGGCAGACAAACCTTAATTTTATTGAGAATTAATCCAAATGTTGGCTCTTTTGAGGTTTCAAAAATGGGTTTAGATTATTTTTTTTAACTTTACAAAAAACTTACAATTATGTTATCAAAAAATATAGAAACAGCGCTGAACAAGCAAATCAGAATAGAAGCAGAATCTTCTCAAACTTATTTATCAATGGCTTGTTGGGCAGAGGCTCACGGTCTAGAAGGTATTGCAGAATTTATGTACACACAATCTGATGAAGAGCGTGCACACATGCTAAAACTAGTTCGTTATGTTAACGAACGCGGTGGTTCAACTACAATTACTGACCTTAAAGCTCCAAAAACTAGCTACGATACATTTAAAGAAATGTTTGAAGAGCTATACAAACATGAACTTTTCGTTTCTGAATCTATTAACGAATTAGTTCATATTACTTTCTCAGAGAGAGATTATGCAACTCACAACTTCCTACAATGGTATGTTTCTGAGCAAATTGAAGAAGAAGCTACTGCTAAATCTATCCTAGATAAAATTAATTTAATTGGTGATGATAAAGGTGGTTTGTACTTATTTGACAGAGATATTCAACAATTAACTGTAACTAGTTCAATCGCAATTAATCCTAAATAGTTAAAGTTTATTTAGAATATATAAAAATAACTTATATTTGTCCCAGTTTTATAATTCAACACAAATTGGGAAAAGATAAAGTAAAAGACAAGGACAAGAAAAAGGATAAAAAGAAGAAGAAGAAAAAAGAAATCCTTGACAAATTAAAGCGTGCAGATAACTGTAAATCCTCTTGTTGTGATAAATACAAAAAGAGCGAAAGCAAACGTTGCAGTCGTTGCCCTATGTTTGATCTTATCAAAAAAGTTGCTTAACAATATATATTAGCTATATAAAAATGCTCTCTTCATCGAGAGCATTTTTTTTGTGACTAAACTAGTTCTCCTAATTTTTTACTTTTCAACAACTAATGAAATATGAATAACAAAAGTCCACAGTCTAAATACATTCCGTTTATAGAAAGATTAGACATTTTTATGATCCTGATTTATTTTGGCCAACTAATTCTTGCTACAATGTTTATCGCTTTCAGTAGCTATGAAATAGCTATGACTATTGGTAAAGCAATGACCTCACTATATGTTATATTCCTTATTGGATTTTGTTTTCTTTTACTTTCCTTATATGCTATCATAAAAGCATTTCGATCAGCAATTATTTTCATAAATGACGTTGAAATAAACAGTAAAACCATTACTCTGAGAGGATATAAATACAATGCAAAATGGGAAGTAGTACTAAACACCAAAAAGATTGACATTTGCATTAAAGAGCAAACAAGGTACAGGAGAAATTCTGTTTATTATCTAGAGTTTCTAGATGAAGATGACTCAAAATACTATTTAAACACATCCATTTATTGGAGCTACGAAGAAATCTTGAACGTATATAACGAAATCAGAAAAGTAAAATAAAAATAGAATTGGCTTCTTAAAGGCTAATTCGTTACTTAACTTGTTTTGTTGACATGAAAAAGCCCCCAAATAGTGTCTAACTTTTTAGGGGCTTTTTTATACAGTCACTTCTTTTGTAAATGCTGGTTGTTATGTCAGCTTTTGTAAATTTAACTAGTTTCCAAAACCAATTATTAAGCCAAGCTGAAAATAAAATGCGGTGTTTTTTTCTTCTAGGTTGTCAAATTTCATTACCGACATTGGACTTCTAACGTAATATTCTCTCGTATTATTAGATACACCAATTCCCAATACAATTTCATAAAGAAAATTCTTGTCAGAAAAGAATTGACTTCCTACCTGTAGTGCTATTCCTTTTTTGTTTTTTGTATCCAATGCATCATCACCCAAATTATAAGAACTATCGTAACTTCTTGTTGTGTTTTTTGTAAATGCCTGTAAACCTACAAACCATCCGTCTAATGCATTTGTAATGCGAGAAGGATAATATTTCACACCAAAACGAAAAGCATTATCCGTTTCGGGTTTTTTATCTAAATCTTCATTCTTTAACTGGTCGAAATAATTATCATTTGAAAAATAAGCATACGTAACAGCCGCCGAAGCCTCTAAACTTATTTTTTTAGCTATTCGATATTCTACAATTATAGGAAACTCTTGAGAAACTAAAGAGGTTAAATCTGTCTTTATAGCCCATCGATAGGAATTGTCAGAATTATCTTTTTCAGACTGATCTGCATTATAAACCTTTATTGCAGAACTCCCAACATTTTGTTCTTCAGTTGATTGCGAAAAAGCAACAGTATTAACAAGGATAATAGTAAATAAAAGGGTGATTTTTTTCATTTCACTAGTAGGTTAAGACTGCGAAAATAACTTATTTTTGGATAAAAAAAATACAAAAATGAAATATTTTAGTTTACTTTTCTTACTAGTATGTGTTCAGAGCTTTTCTCAAAATGTAAGTTTGAGATGGTCTGATAAATTTAAATCGAACGGAAATGAGGTTATAGTAGGTGGTAAAAGTGGCAATTATTACACCCGAAATACGACAAAAGATAATAACTTGATTTTTAAAACTTTTGATGACAAAGCTGTCTTGAGAAAAGAAAGCGATGCTGATTTTAAATTAGCAAAAATTGAATATGAATATGTTAAGAATTATTTTTTAGGTAAAGATATTATTCACATTTTATCGGAACACAAAAGAAAGAAGAAAACATTGTCAATTTATGCTTCTAAAACAAACAAAGACTTTGAGCCAATTGATGAAACAATGGTTTTAAGCGAAGTAAACTACAAGGATATGGTAAAATATGGAGTAAAAATGTCTCCTGATTCTACCAAAATCGTAGTTTGGACAGAGCTAAAAGGAAAAAAGAAAAGCAAACCTAATTCTATTGAATATAAAATTTTTGACACAAAATTAAAAAATGTCTTAAAAGAAAAGACTGTAATTTTACCTCAAAATGCAGAAGACATGAGAGTTTATAATTGTCTTATTGATGATTACCTGAATTTTTATGTCAATTCACAGATAACTAAACCAAAAAAAGAGCAAAAGAAAGAAGAATCTGAAACCTATTATAGTGTATTTGTATATGGTAAAAATGATGAACTTAAAAATATAGCTTGCGACTATAAAAACAA
This region includes:
- a CDS encoding DUF3575 domain-containing protein, producing MKKITLLFTIILVNTVAFSQSTEEQNVGSSAIKVYNADQSEKDNSDNSYRWAIKTDLTSLVSQEFPIIVEYRIAKKISLEASAAVTYAYFSNDNYFDQLKNEDLDKKPETDNAFRFGVKYYPSRITNALDGWFVGLQAFTKNTTRSYDSSYNLGDDALDTKNKKGIALQVGSQFFSDKNFLYEIVLGIGVSNNTREYYVRSPMSVMKFDNLEEKNTAFYFQLGLIIGFGN
- the metG gene encoding methionine--tRNA ligase, with translation MLQNPKRYTITAALPYTNGPIHIGHLAGVYVPADIYSRFLRMQGKDVAFICGSDEHGVAISMKAKKEGVSPQEIIDKYDGIIRKSFEDFGISFNNYSRTSAKIHHDTASEFFRKLYDKGDFIEEVTEQLYDAKANQFLADRFVVGTCPKCGNEEAYGDQCEKCGSTLNATDLINPKSTITGETPILKSTKHWFLPLDRYTDFLTEWILVGHKNDWKPNVYGQVKSWVDGGLEPRAVTRDLDWGIDVPVDGAEGKKLYVWFDAPIGYISSTKEWAAREGKDWEPYWKDEDTKLVHFIGKDNIVFHCIIFPAMLKAEGSYILPDNVPANEFLNLEGNKLSTSKNWAVWLHEYLEDFPEKQDVLRYALTANAPETKDNDFTWKDFQARNNNELVAVFGNFINRVVVLTNKYYEGIIPTPNELTEIDQATLTELKAYPAVISSSVERYRFREALGELMNVARLGNKYLADEEPWKVMKDNPERVKTQMYVALQIAAALSVLSEPFLPFTASKLSRILKNEGKLAWSDIAENSDLLPAGHQIGEAELLFAKIEDEEIQRQIDKLEATKTANLAESKQPEPQKELIQFEDFAKMDIRVGTILEAEKMPKANKLLVLKVDTGIDVRTIVSGIAESFTPEEIIGKRVSVLANLAPRALRGVESQGMILMTTNAEGKLVFINPDADAPNGETVN
- a CDS encoding chloramphenicol acetyltransferase; protein product: MKTLLDLENWNRKEHFLFFKQMEEPFFGITVEIDCTNAYANTKRLNASFFIYYLHKTLVAINTIEPFRYRIDNDQVYIKDTVDASATIGREDGTFGFSLIEYNPDFRAFEQIALTEIKRIQNTTGLFTRTFDNDNVIHFSAIPWINFTSLSHARSYSYPDSCPKVSFGKMMISETGKRTMTMSVHVHHGLMDAMHVGQFVDCFQELMNNSDTI
- a CDS encoding AAA family ATPase encodes the protein MLIRFVVSNFMSFKDETEFNMLPAKGNGSRQLTSHIKKTKSGVDVLKTAAIYGANAAGKSNLIKAIAFLKSIVVNDVELLVPQSKRFRLEKTYIDKPSTFRIEYEYQGIHFDYAVEIFKGEIKEEWLYLINSVKKDKEELLFKRSNNNVEFGEYFTDKSDLSFAKKFLKKELKENETVLNNCYLLFENNKILDKICKAFSKLHLVFPNSINIDFTKSVLLGEKKLDFANKILLSSKTGVEKIVLREIDADSFFGLDDINTKNSLIDKLESSIQNNDKQEKEKAIVFGYRNKFYTLVKKNNNYFVFMLCAKHENSDLTFDFHEESDGTNRLFELAPAFEELLYEDDFVYIIDELERSMHPLLAKELLKMFSLNSKTNSQLIFTTHESHLLDDNLLRRDEIWFTEKKSDGSTDFYPLSNFNPRGDKVLERGYLEGRYGGIPFLGDFSKLINEENPL
- a CDS encoding HAD family hydrolase; amino-acid sequence: MLHKDKISKLKVIAFDADDTLFVNEPYFQETEQKFCVLMEDYLSHQGLSQELFKTEIQNLSLYGYGIKGYILSMIEAAMLISNNTISVEAIGKIIEYGKELLEKPIDLLDGVEETLQALHGKYKLVVATKGDLKDQHSKLHRSGLGHYFHHIEVMSDKQEIDYEKLLKRLDINADEFLMIGNSLKSDVLPVLGIGGYAVHIPFHTTWEHEKINHKVEHENFFTFEKITEVVNKLI
- a CDS encoding ferritin — protein: MLSKNIETALNKQIRIEAESSQTYLSMACWAEAHGLEGIAEFMYTQSDEERAHMLKLVRYVNERGGSTTITDLKAPKTSYDTFKEMFEELYKHELFVSESINELVHITFSERDYATHNFLQWYVSEQIEEEATAKSILDKINLIGDDKGGLYLFDRDIQQLTVTSSIAINPK
- a CDS encoding RloB family protein, with protein sequence MERKRYTLDDYNKKESFKDATRFFIVYEGEDKEPKYFGTFNNLFFEPKKASILHVFEKDTNVKGSQPKKLIERARSFIENPPKDLPITPSQDDKFRFVLDVDQHPKEEYPELKEYCKSLFDADLFISNYCFEIWLLFHLDEPENILCKTSKESKTELGTKHTDSKLKNYPKGYLTIEYILKAIERAEKADLNPDNYFPEEKSTKVYLLMKELLKYSTINKEVINLKII
- a CDS encoding DMT family transporter; its protein translation is MKITKPRLALICGILCISIFPILVKLRLTPGLISAFYRMAFAISLLLPYVLITKSFKIPNTKLVLLAALCGVLFASDVAVWNIAIQESSATQASLLTNLSPLWVGIGSYFFLKTKPATNFWIGTSIALFGMITLVGFSFFINLSFDKAFLLAVLSGILYSIYLLVSKNVLSEVDVLSFMTIALLASSIYLGILCYALDEPFTGFSNTGWFVLVLQAVICQLCAWLSISYATKHMRATRVSLSLLSQAVLTSILAWLFLDEMITVQMLIGGAILLFGIRITFYDKTISLKNLFAK